One window from the genome of Acuticoccus sp. I52.16.1 encodes:
- a CDS encoding DUF2155 domain-containing protein, translated as MLRPVVVGMLSAFAAVGASAALLVGDPPPAEAAPIENPVAVFSGLDKVTGRIISFDVYINETVQFGALRVTPRTCQTQPPTEEPNTVVFAEVDEITLDSRIRRIFTGWMFAASPGLNAVEHPVYDVWLKDCALSTEVAPPPGFAQDEYAQDEMGVIERPEGWQPIPKPRPPHTPRVTEEVVDPFLGEDDG; from the coding sequence ATGCTCCGTCCGGTGGTTGTTGGGATGCTGTCCGCCTTCGCGGCCGTCGGCGCGTCGGCCGCGCTGCTGGTGGGCGACCCGCCGCCGGCCGAGGCGGCGCCGATCGAGAACCCGGTCGCCGTCTTCTCCGGGCTCGACAAGGTGACCGGCCGCATCATCTCGTTCGACGTCTACATCAACGAGACTGTGCAGTTCGGCGCGCTGCGCGTCACGCCGCGCACCTGCCAGACCCAGCCGCCCACGGAAGAGCCCAACACGGTCGTCTTCGCCGAAGTGGACGAGATCACTCTCGATTCGCGCATCCGCCGCATCTTCACCGGCTGGATGTTCGCGGCGAGCCCCGGCCTCAACGCCGTGGAGCACCCCGTCTACGACGTGTGGCTGAAGGATTGCGCCCTGTCGACCGAGGTGGCCCCGCCGCCGGGCTTCGCGCAGGACGAATATGCGCAGGACGAGATGGGCGTGATCGAGCGTCCGGAAGGCTGGCAGCCGATCCCCAAGCCGCGGCCGCCGCATACGCCGCGCGTCACCGAGGAGGTGGTCGACCCCTTCCTGGGCGAGGACGACGGCTGA
- the aat gene encoding leucyl/phenylalanyl-tRNA--protein transferase, with the protein MTSPDNIVLEITPEVLLKAYACGIFPMAESADDPGLYWIEPERRGILPLETFHVPRRLARLVRQERFEVRIDTDFAGVIDGCAAPAPGRQRTWINGRIQQLYSSLHRLGQAHSVETYLDGMLVGGLYGVRLGGAFFGESMFSIVRDASKVALVHLAGRLAIGGFTLLDAQFITEHLSQFGATEVSRRHYQSLLDEAMRTEGDFAPGRIYTGDEVLTALDRD; encoded by the coding sequence ATGACGAGCCCGGACAACATCGTCCTCGAGATCACGCCGGAGGTTCTCCTCAAGGCGTATGCCTGCGGGATCTTCCCCATGGCGGAATCGGCGGACGATCCGGGTCTTTATTGGATTGAACCAGAGCGGCGGGGCATCCTGCCGCTCGAAACATTTCATGTCCCCCGTCGTCTCGCCCGCCTCGTCCGCCAGGAGCGGTTCGAGGTCCGGATCGACACCGACTTCGCCGGGGTGATCGACGGGTGCGCCGCCCCGGCGCCGGGCCGCCAGCGGACCTGGATCAACGGTCGTATCCAGCAGCTCTATTCCAGCCTGCACCGCCTCGGGCAGGCTCACTCGGTCGAAACCTATCTCGACGGGATGCTCGTCGGCGGGCTCTACGGCGTCCGGTTGGGCGGCGCCTTCTTCGGCGAGTCGATGTTCTCCATCGTGCGCGACGCGTCCAAGGTGGCGCTGGTGCACCTGGCCGGCCGGCTCGCGATCGGCGGCTTCACGCTGCTCGACGCACAGTTCATCACCGAGCATCTCAGCCAGTTCGGCGCCACCGAGGTCAGCCGCCGGCACTACCAGTCGCTGCTCGACGAGGCGATGCGCACCGAAGGCGACTTCGCCCCCGGCCGCATCTACACCGGCGACGAGGTCCTCACCGCGCTCGACCGCGACTGA
- the accC gene encoding acetyl-CoA carboxylase biotin carboxylase subunit: MFRKVLIANRGEIALRVQRACKELGIQTVAVHSTADVDAMHVRLADESVCIGPSAASDSYLNIPAIVAACEITGADAVHPGYGFLSENARFAEILEAHDITFIGPTSEQIRVMGDKIEAKRTAKALGIPVVPGSEGAIRSEAELRAVAAEIGYPVLIKASAGGGGRGMTVARSADEVVSAAQRARAEAKASFGNDEVYLEKYLTKPRHIEIQVIGDGQGDAVALGERDCSLQRRHQKVWEEARSPALNEDQRRRIYDTCAKAMQDMRYRGAGTIEFLYEDGEFYFIEMNTRLQVEHPVTEMITGLDLVHAQIRVASGGKLGFSQEDVQYNGHAIECRVNAEHPRTFIPSPGTITHYHPPGGLGVRVDSAVYQGYRIPPYYDSLIGKLIVHGNNRVECLMRLRRALDEFVVDGIESTLPLFRELVQDPDIANGAYDIHWLENFLARGKV, translated from the coding sequence ATGTTCCGCAAAGTCCTCATCGCCAACCGCGGTGAGATCGCGCTGCGCGTCCAACGCGCCTGCAAGGAGCTCGGCATTCAGACGGTCGCGGTGCATTCCACCGCCGACGTCGACGCCATGCACGTGCGTCTTGCCGACGAGTCGGTCTGCATCGGCCCGTCCGCCGCGTCCGACAGCTACCTGAACATCCCCGCGATCGTCGCCGCCTGCGAAATCACCGGAGCGGACGCCGTCCACCCCGGCTACGGCTTCCTGTCCGAGAATGCGCGTTTCGCCGAGATCCTGGAAGCGCACGACATCACCTTCATCGGCCCGACGTCGGAACAGATCCGCGTCATGGGCGACAAGATCGAGGCCAAGCGCACCGCCAAGGCGCTCGGAATCCCGGTCGTCCCCGGCTCCGAAGGCGCGATCCGGTCCGAGGCGGAGCTGCGCGCCGTCGCCGCCGAGATCGGCTACCCGGTGCTCATCAAGGCGTCGGCCGGCGGTGGCGGACGCGGCATGACGGTGGCCCGCTCGGCCGACGAGGTGGTCTCCGCCGCCCAGCGCGCCCGCGCCGAGGCGAAGGCGTCCTTCGGCAACGACGAGGTCTACCTCGAGAAGTACCTCACCAAGCCGCGGCACATCGAGATCCAGGTGATCGGCGACGGCCAGGGCGACGCCGTGGCGCTCGGCGAGCGCGACTGCTCGCTTCAGCGGCGGCACCAGAAGGTGTGGGAAGAGGCCCGTTCCCCGGCCCTCAACGAGGACCAGCGCCGGCGCATCTACGACACCTGCGCCAAGGCCATGCAGGACATGCGCTACCGCGGCGCCGGCACGATCGAGTTCCTGTACGAAGACGGCGAGTTCTATTTCATCGAAATGAACACCCGCTTGCAGGTGGAGCACCCGGTCACGGAGATGATCACCGGGCTCGACCTCGTCCACGCGCAGATCCGCGTCGCCTCGGGTGGCAAGCTCGGCTTCAGCCAGGAGGACGTGCAGTACAACGGCCACGCGATCGAGTGCCGCGTGAACGCCGAGCACCCGCGCACGTTCATCCCCTCTCCCGGTACGATCACGCACTATCACCCGCCGGGCGGGCTCGGAGTCCGCGTCGATTCGGCCGTCTATCAGGGCTACCGGATCCCCCCTTACTACGATAGCCTGATCGGCAAGCTGATCGTTCACGGCAACAACCGGGTCGAGTGCCTGATGCGTCTGCGGCGGGCGCTCGACGAATTCGTCGTGGACGGGATCGAGTCCACCCTCCCCCTCTTCCGCGAGCTGGTCCAGGATCCGGACATCGCCAACGGGGCATACGACATCCACTGGCTGGAGAACTTCCTGGCGAGAGGGAAGGTATGA
- the accB gene encoding acetyl-CoA carboxylase biotin carboxyl carrier protein has translation MADTPPIDEAAIRTIAALLHETDLSEIEIVHGETKLRVARHVSTSAVTVAPAAAPAAPAPTAPATGPAKAPEGAVLSPMVGTAYRAPEPGTRPFVDVGDTVRVGQVIMIVEAMKTMNQIIAERAGTVTEIYVEDGQPVEYGEPLLAIA, from the coding sequence ATGGCAGACACACCCCCTATTGACGAAGCGGCCATACGTACGATCGCCGCGTTGCTGCATGAAACGGACCTTTCGGAGATCGAGATCGTCCACGGCGAGACCAAGCTCCGGGTCGCGCGGCATGTGAGCACCTCGGCCGTGACCGTGGCGCCGGCGGCCGCGCCCGCAGCCCCCGCGCCGACCGCACCCGCCACGGGTCCGGCCAAGGCGCCCGAGGGTGCGGTCCTATCGCCCATGGTCGGCACCGCTTACCGCGCGCCCGAGCCCGGCACCCGCCCGTTCGTCGACGTCGGTGACACCGTGCGCGTCGGTCAGGTCATCATGATCGTGGAGGCGATGAAGACGATGAACCAGATCATCGCCGAGCGTGCCGGCACCGTCACCGAGATCTACGTCGAGGACGGACAGCCGGTCGAGTACGGCGAGCCGCTGCTGGCGATCGCATAG
- a CDS encoding DsbA family protein, giving the protein MSRPLIALAAVASLALATPALAQQAADQPALSRSDVETIVREYLIANPEVLEEAFGALQAKRQAAAEEERAEALVAVRGELETSPHNAILGNPEGDVTLVEFFDYNCGYCRRALDDLERLIEADPDLRVVMKELPVLGEASVRASAVSIAVHQVAPEAYPEFHRKLLSSDGRADDEAAFSVVEQMGLPRDEIEATMRSDVVGEAIQESTRLARLLQIEGTPSYVIGDTMEYGAVGYDQLRARINQQRCGADEC; this is encoded by the coding sequence ATGTCCCGCCCCTTGATTGCACTGGCCGCCGTGGCCTCGCTGGCCCTCGCCACGCCCGCGCTGGCCCAGCAGGCCGCGGACCAGCCCGCCCTCAGCCGCTCGGACGTCGAGACGATCGTGCGCGAGTACCTGATCGCCAACCCGGAGGTGCTGGAGGAGGCGTTCGGCGCGTTGCAGGCCAAGCGCCAGGCCGCCGCCGAGGAGGAGCGGGCCGAGGCCCTCGTCGCCGTGCGCGGCGAGTTGGAGACCTCCCCCCACAACGCCATCCTCGGCAACCCCGAAGGCGACGTCACGCTGGTCGAGTTCTTCGACTACAACTGCGGCTACTGCCGGCGCGCGCTCGACGACCTGGAGCGCCTGATCGAGGCGGACCCGGACCTGCGCGTCGTCATGAAGGAGCTGCCGGTGCTGGGCGAGGCGTCCGTGCGGGCGAGCGCGGTGTCCATCGCGGTGCACCAGGTCGCCCCGGAGGCCTACCCGGAATTCCACCGCAAGCTCCTCTCGAGCGACGGACGTGCCGACGACGAGGCCGCCTTCTCCGTGGTCGAGCAGATGGGCCTGCCGCGCGACGAGATCGAGGCGACGATGCGCTCCGACGTCGTCGGCGAGGCCATCCAGGAGAGCACCCGTCTGGCCCGTCTGTTGCAGATCGAAGGTACCCCGTCCTACGTCATCGGCGACACGATGGAGTACGGCGCGGTGGGTTATGATCAACTTCGTGCACGAATCAATCAACAGCGGTGCGGCGCGGACGAGTGCTAG
- a CDS encoding Rne/Rng family ribonuclease → MPNKMLIDAIHPEETRVVVLRDKKVEDFDFEAASKKPLRGNIYLAKVTRVEPSLQAAFIEYGGNRHGFLAFSEIHPDYYQIPQADRAALLADERASRTDEDDEAPKKSRGGSRRRGAKSDDAGSGGGNSRRQSRSAAKADPAAEPVNEAKADETAPAQLANPSASVAEEAVSSDEAPVSLDRAIAQVEETYEADIDAAVDNPARDVEVTGEGESAYDAPGAAASEESAAVTPSPASDEARAEAAAPTVAAETDAAPGAVTENAAPEAVAEAATPADGEAEPVEEKPKRRRRTTAGTATKAKTGTTTTRKRAPAAKKPTTKKSDDGLADPVVSDDEALREDDRNDHDDDDDSVTSIGEQDALEEIPERRRAAPRRQYKIQDVIRRRQILLVQVVKEERGTKGAALTTYLSLAGRYSVLMPNTDRGGGVSRKITDNADRKRLKSSVAELEVPEGMGIILRTAAASRTKTEIKRDFEYLIRLWESVRDLTLASIAPQLVYEEGNLVKRAIRDLYNKEIDEVLVSGEPAYREAKDFMKMLMPSHAKNVKRYLEPTPIFTKYSVESQLDAMFSEVVTLPSKGYLVINPTEALVSIDVNSGRSTKESNIEDTALKTNLEAADEVARQLRLRDLAGLIVIDFIDMDEKRHNRQVEKRLKDALKLDRSRIQVGRISPFGLLEMSRQRIRQGMVETSMVPCEACGGNGHVRSTQSVALHCLRALEDHLLKHADHNVTIKTSATVALYILNQKRQHLNELEERFGLEIGVDADETLSGQHLAIVPGALVVREPGVEPPTAQIAPDAAIVEHDDEDEIEGEDESTVEAESEAETTEARDASGERSGSRRRRRRRRRGGGADDRRDDESRGNSGDEDGAQVASDGGDAVTGEVEAESDTEDSGAEDTGDGEMQADGDDDRRGRRRRGRRGGRRHRRDEDTAEDGETAEAAPVNETEAAAAPQAPEPAATPDEAPAAEAAAQDAPAEAASANGADTEADAAEEPAAEAAEAPAPEQKSDGARPRRAGWWQRRSFF, encoded by the coding sequence ATGCCCAACAAGATGCTGATCGATGCGATCCACCCGGAGGAGACGCGCGTCGTCGTCCTTCGCGACAAGAAGGTGGAGGACTTCGACTTCGAGGCGGCCAGCAAGAAGCCGCTGCGCGGTAACATCTACCTCGCCAAGGTCACGCGCGTCGAACCGTCGCTTCAGGCCGCCTTCATCGAATATGGCGGCAACCGCCACGGCTTCCTCGCCTTCAGCGAGATCCACCCCGACTACTACCAGATCCCGCAGGCCGACCGCGCCGCGCTGCTGGCCGACGAGCGCGCCTCCCGCACCGACGAGGACGACGAGGCCCCCAAGAAGAGCCGCGGCGGCAGCCGCCGCCGGGGCGCCAAGAGCGACGACGCCGGCAGCGGCGGCGGCAACTCGCGCCGCCAGTCCCGGTCCGCCGCCAAGGCCGATCCCGCCGCCGAGCCGGTGAACGAGGCCAAGGCCGACGAGACCGCCCCGGCGCAACTCGCCAATCCGAGTGCCAGCGTCGCCGAAGAGGCCGTCTCCTCGGACGAGGCGCCCGTGTCGCTCGACCGCGCCATCGCCCAGGTCGAGGAGACCTACGAGGCCGACATCGACGCCGCCGTCGACAATCCGGCGCGCGACGTCGAGGTCACGGGCGAAGGCGAGTCCGCCTATGACGCCCCCGGCGCCGCCGCCTCCGAGGAGAGCGCGGCCGTCACCCCCTCCCCCGCCTCCGACGAGGCACGCGCGGAGGCCGCCGCGCCGACCGTCGCCGCCGAAACCGACGCCGCCCCCGGCGCAGTGACCGAGAACGCCGCGCCCGAGGCCGTCGCCGAGGCCGCCACGCCCGCCGATGGCGAGGCCGAGCCGGTCGAGGAGAAGCCCAAGCGGCGCCGCCGCACCACCGCCGGCACCGCGACGAAGGCCAAGACGGGCACCACCACCACCCGCAAGCGCGCCCCCGCCGCCAAGAAGCCGACGACCAAGAAGTCCGACGACGGTCTCGCCGACCCGGTCGTCTCGGACGACGAGGCGCTGCGCGAGGACGACCGCAACGATCACGACGACGACGACGATTCGGTCACCTCGATCGGCGAGCAGGACGCGCTGGAGGAGATCCCCGAGCGTCGCCGCGCCGCCCCGCGCCGTCAGTACAAGATCCAGGACGTGATCCGCCGCCGGCAGATCCTGCTGGTCCAGGTCGTCAAGGAAGAGCGCGGCACCAAGGGCGCGGCGCTGACCACCTACCTGTCGCTCGCCGGCCGCTACTCGGTGCTGATGCCCAACACGGACCGCGGTGGCGGCGTGTCGCGCAAGATCACCGACAATGCCGACCGCAAGCGCCTCAAGTCGTCCGTCGCCGAGCTGGAAGTGCCGGAGGGGATGGGCATCATCCTGCGCACCGCCGCCGCCAGCCGCACCAAGACCGAGATCAAGCGCGACTTCGAGTACCTGATCCGCCTGTGGGAGAGCGTGCGCGACCTGACGCTCGCGTCGATCGCGCCGCAGCTCGTCTACGAGGAAGGCAACCTCGTCAAACGCGCGATCCGCGACCTCTACAACAAGGAGATCGACGAGGTCCTGGTGTCCGGTGAGCCCGCCTATCGCGAGGCCAAGGACTTCATGAAGATGCTGATGCCGTCTCACGCCAAGAACGTGAAGCGGTACCTCGAGCCGACGCCGATCTTCACCAAGTACAGCGTCGAATCGCAGCTCGACGCGATGTTCTCCGAGGTGGTGACGCTGCCCTCCAAGGGCTACCTCGTCATCAATCCGACCGAGGCGCTCGTCTCGATCGACGTGAACTCGGGCCGCTCCACCAAGGAGAGCAACATCGAGGACACCGCGCTGAAGACGAACCTGGAGGCCGCCGACGAGGTGGCCCGCCAGCTCAGACTGCGCGACCTCGCCGGGCTCATCGTGATCGACTTCATCGACATGGACGAGAAGCGCCACAACCGGCAGGTGGAAAAGCGCCTGAAGGACGCGCTGAAGCTCGACCGCTCGCGCATCCAGGTCGGTCGCATCTCCCCGTTCGGGCTGCTGGAGATGAGCCGCCAGCGGATCCGCCAGGGCATGGTCGAGACCTCGATGGTGCCGTGCGAGGCGTGCGGCGGCAACGGCCACGTGCGTTCCACGCAGTCGGTCGCGCTGCACTGCCTGCGCGCGCTGGAGGACCACCTCCTGAAGCACGCCGACCACAACGTGACCATCAAGACCTCGGCGACGGTGGCGCTCTACATCCTCAACCAGAAGCGCCAGCACCTCAACGAGCTGGAAGAGCGCTTCGGGCTGGAGATCGGCGTCGACGCGGACGAGACGCTGTCGGGCCAGCACCTTGCCATCGTGCCGGGTGCGCTGGTGGTGCGCGAGCCGGGCGTCGAGCCGCCCACCGCGCAGATCGCGCCCGACGCGGCCATCGTCGAGCATGACGACGAGGACGAGATCGAAGGCGAGGACGAGAGCACGGTCGAGGCCGAGAGCGAGGCCGAGACCACCGAGGCGCGGGACGCCTCCGGCGAACGCTCCGGGTCGCGTCGGCGTCGGCGCCGGCGGCGGCGGGGCGGCGGCGCCGACGATCGCCGCGACGACGAGAGCCGCGGCAACTCCGGCGACGAGGACGGCGCGCAGGTCGCCTCCGACGGCGGTGACGCCGTGACCGGCGAAGTCGAGGCCGAGTCCGACACCGAGGACAGCGGCGCCGAGGATACCGGCGACGGCGAGATGCAGGCCGACGGCGACGACGATCGGCGTGGGCGCCGTCGTCGTGGGCGCCGCGGCGGCCGCCGCCATCGCCGCGACGAGGACACCGCCGAGGACGGCGAGACCGCCGAAGCCGCGCCGGTGAACGAGACCGAGGCCGCCGCAGCGCCGCAAGCCCCGGAGCCGGCGGCGACGCCGGACGAGGCCCCCGCGGCCGAAGCCGCCGCGCAGGACGCCCCCGCCGAAGCGGCGAGCGCCAACGGCGCGGACACCGAGGCGGACGCCGCCGAGGAACCGGCCGCAGAGGCGGCCGAGGCACCGGCGCCGGAACAGAAGTCGGACGGGGCGCGCCCGCGCCGCGCCGGTTGGTGGCAGCGCCGCTCGTTCTTCTGA
- a CDS encoding N-acetylmuramoyl-L-alanine amidase, translating to MKRQGPAFPPFRQTFAFARASRRARGAAVVLRAFARWGAALVVLAALTALAGPARATILADSIAVEEFPGATRFILTVSGEPHYRAFAVDGPPRLVIDFDEIAFAIDDTPAPAGLIAAFRFGNLTGEAGRIVFDLAEPALLAQHVYLPAIGGRPARLVFDIEPVGATRFGHAAITASALAKDAPQPTVAPAGGRVVVIDPGHGGIDPGASTPDGRYEKDLVLAFARRLEARLTTIPGLSVRLTRSDDEFLSLSRRIKLARAFGADLFISLHADAAPQDYVHGATVYTLSERPSDAQAGAIAARENLSDSVSGAIEPDHQEEVSGILADLLRRETKAFSHTFAERLIGALTATVEMNSNPHRSARFRVLMAHDIPSVLLELGYLTNAKDAGRLLDDDWQEEVAVSVAAAVADFFDLDPPIGSEWLARRAEATAAQ from the coding sequence GTGAAGAGGCAAGGCCCCGCTTTCCCGCCGTTCCGTCAGACTTTCGCGTTCGCGCGGGCTTCGCGGCGGGCCCGCGGCGCCGCCGTCGTCCTGCGCGCCTTCGCGCGGTGGGGCGCGGCGCTCGTCGTCCTCGCGGCGCTGACGGCCCTCGCCGGACCCGCCCGCGCCACCATCCTCGCCGACAGCATCGCCGTCGAGGAATTCCCCGGCGCGACCCGCTTCATCCTCACCGTCTCGGGCGAGCCGCACTACCGCGCCTTCGCGGTCGACGGGCCGCCGCGCCTGGTCATCGACTTCGACGAGATCGCCTTCGCGATCGACGACACGCCCGCCCCCGCCGGGCTCATCGCCGCGTTCCGCTTCGGCAACCTCACGGGGGAGGCCGGACGCATCGTCTTCGATCTCGCCGAGCCGGCGCTCCTGGCTCAGCATGTCTACCTGCCGGCGATCGGTGGCCGCCCGGCGCGCCTGGTGTTCGACATCGAGCCCGTCGGCGCCACGCGCTTCGGCCACGCCGCCATCACCGCCAGCGCCTTGGCCAAGGACGCGCCGCAGCCCACGGTGGCCCCGGCCGGCGGGCGTGTCGTCGTGATCGACCCCGGCCACGGCGGCATCGACCCCGGCGCCTCGACCCCCGACGGGCGCTACGAGAAGGACCTGGTGCTCGCCTTCGCCCGCCGCCTCGAGGCGCGCTTGACCACCATCCCCGGCCTCTCCGTGCGCCTCACCCGCTCGGACGACGAGTTCCTGTCGCTCAGTCGCCGCATCAAGCTGGCGCGCGCCTTCGGGGCCGATCTCTTCATCTCGCTCCACGCCGACGCCGCGCCGCAGGACTACGTCCACGGGGCCACCGTCTATACGCTGTCCGAGCGTCCCTCGGACGCGCAGGCCGGGGCCATCGCCGCGCGTGAAAACCTCTCGGACTCGGTGTCGGGCGCCATCGAGCCGGACCACCAGGAGGAGGTGTCGGGCATCCTCGCCGATCTGCTCCGGCGCGAGACGAAGGCGTTCTCCCACACGTTCGCGGAGCGACTGATCGGCGCACTCACCGCCACCGTCGAAATGAACTCCAACCCGCACCGCTCGGCCCGCTTCCGGGTGCTGATGGCGCACGACATCCCGTCGGTGCTCCTGGAACTGGGCTACCTCACCAATGCCAAGGATGCCGGCCGCCTCCTCGACGACGACTGGCAGGAGGAGGTCGCCGTCTCGGTCGCCGCGGCAGTGGCAGATTTCTTCGATCTCGACCCGCCGATCGGGTCCGAGTGGCTCGCCCGCCGGGCCGAGGCGACGGCCGCGCAGTAA
- a CDS encoding penicillin-binding protein 1A has protein sequence MFRFFVGFVGFLFSLGSVLGLLAAAGVGIYIAQISDTLPSVNVLRNYEPEVMTRIHADDGSLVAEYAEKRRLFLPIQAIPVRIRNAFLSAEDSSFYDHAGVDPQAIIRALVTNLKNRGSDSRPVGASTITQQVAKNFLLTNEVSYERKIKEAILSLRIEAAFSKEEILERYLNEIYLGLGAYGVAAASLVYFDKSVHELTLAETAYLAALPKAPNNYHPFRHADRAIERRNWVLDRMMLDGVATPEEVRKAKAEPLRVNPRERSQFLAGAEYYAEEVRRELIAMYGRKTLYEGGLSVRTSLDPAMQVMARKALMSGLLEIDRQKGSWRGPVQTLELAAGEDWGPKIGTVSPLNDVPEWQVAIVLSVSGNEAILGLQPPRDVWGALTTEREQISLTTAGVPWSRTKSGGSTNRMANVVDRGDAVYVQKVDGQWVLRQIPAIQGALLAMDPHTGRVKALVGGFSYDYSEFNRATQALRQPGSSFKPFVYAAALDNGYTPSSIIMDAPIEIVVGREVWRPKNYGGKSAGPSTLRMGVERSRNLMTVRLAKDMGMPLVAEYAERFGIYDDLGKYLPMALGAGETTVMRLVGAYSIIANGGQRIQPTLIDRIQDRHGRTVFKHDNRRCDECTALAWREQAAPEVIDEREYVLDPMTAYQITSIMEGVVQRGTATRVKALGRPVAGKTGTTNEEKDAWFVGFTPDLVAGVFIGYDEPKPMGRGATGGQMAAPIFLDFMQDALADAPIVDFRVPEGIKLIPVDRLSGQRTSGSGGNVILEAFKPGTAPGDTFSIIGLNDNEPSRRRITRESERAVLSGTGGLY, from the coding sequence GTGTTTAGATTCTTCGTCGGCTTCGTCGGCTTCCTGTTCTCGCTGGGCTCGGTGCTGGGTCTCCTCGCCGCCGCCGGCGTCGGGATCTATATCGCCCAGATCTCCGATACGCTGCCCAGCGTCAACGTGCTGCGGAACTACGAGCCCGAGGTGATGACGCGCATCCACGCCGACGACGGCTCGCTCGTCGCCGAGTATGCCGAGAAGCGCCGCCTCTTCCTGCCGATCCAGGCGATCCCGGTGCGCATCCGCAACGCCTTCCTGTCCGCCGAGGACTCGTCCTTCTACGACCATGCCGGCGTCGACCCGCAGGCGATCATCCGCGCCCTCGTCACCAACCTGAAGAACCGCGGATCCGACTCGCGGCCCGTCGGCGCGTCGACGATCACCCAGCAGGTGGCCAAGAACTTCCTCCTCACCAACGAGGTCTCCTACGAGCGCAAGATCAAAGAGGCGATCCTGTCGCTCCGGATCGAGGCGGCCTTCTCCAAGGAGGAGATCCTCGAGCGCTATCTCAACGAGATCTACCTCGGGCTCGGCGCCTATGGCGTCGCCGCCGCCTCCCTCGTCTACTTCGACAAGTCGGTTCACGAGCTGACCCTGGCGGAGACCGCCTACCTCGCCGCGCTCCCCAAGGCGCCCAACAACTACCACCCCTTCCGCCATGCCGACCGCGCGATCGAGCGGCGCAACTGGGTGCTCGACCGCATGATGCTCGACGGTGTGGCGACCCCCGAGGAGGTGCGCAAGGCCAAGGCCGAGCCGCTGCGCGTCAATCCGCGCGAGCGCTCGCAGTTCCTCGCCGGTGCCGAGTACTACGCCGAGGAGGTCCGCCGCGAGCTGATCGCCATGTACGGCCGCAAGACGCTGTACGAAGGCGGCCTGTCGGTGCGCACCTCGCTCGACCCGGCGATGCAGGTGATGGCCCGCAAGGCACTGATGTCCGGGCTCTTGGAGATCGACCGGCAGAAGGGCTCCTGGCGCGGCCCGGTGCAGACCCTGGAGCTCGCCGCCGGCGAGGATTGGGGGCCAAAGATCGGCACCGTGTCGCCATTGAACGACGTGCCGGAGTGGCAGGTCGCCATCGTGCTGAGCGTCAGCGGCAACGAGGCGATCCTCGGCCTGCAGCCGCCGCGTGACGTGTGGGGTGCGCTCACCACCGAGCGCGAGCAGATCTCGCTCACCACCGCGGGCGTGCCTTGGAGCCGGACCAAGAGCGGCGGCAGCACCAACCGCATGGCCAACGTGGTGGATCGGGGCGACGCCGTCTATGTCCAGAAGGTGGACGGCCAGTGGGTGCTGCGGCAGATCCCGGCCATCCAGGGCGCGCTGCTGGCGATGGACCCGCATACCGGCCGCGTGAAGGCCCTCGTCGGCGGCTTCTCGTATGACTATTCCGAGTTCAACCGCGCCACCCAGGCGCTGCGCCAGCCGGGCTCCTCGTTCAAGCCCTTCGTCTACGCCGCCGCGCTCGACAACGGCTACACGCCCTCGTCCATCATCATGGACGCGCCGATCGAGATCGTCGTCGGCCGCGAGGTCTGGCGCCCGAAGAACTACGGCGGCAAGTCGGCCGGCCCCTCGACCCTGCGCATGGGCGTGGAGCGCTCGCGCAACCTGATGACGGTCCGCCTCGCCAAGGACATGGGGATGCCGCTGGTCGCCGAATATGCCGAGCGCTTCGGCATCTATGACGATCTCGGCAAATACCTGCCGATGGCGCTGGGTGCGGGCGAGACCACGGTGATGCGCCTCGTCGGCGCCTACTCGATCATCGCCAACGGCGGCCAGCGCATCCAGCCGACCCTGATCGACCGCATCCAGGACCGTCACGGCCGCACGGTCTTCAAGCACGACAACCGCCGCTGCGACGAATGCACCGCCCTCGCCTGGCGCGAGCAGGCCGCCCCCGAGGTGATCGACGAACGCGAGTACGTGCTCGACCCGATGACCGCCTACCAGATCACCTCGATCATGGAAGGCGTCGTCCAGCGCGGCACGGCGACCCGCGTGAAGGCGCTGGGCCGCCCGGTCGCCGGCAAGACCGGCACCACGAATGAGGAGAAGGACGCCTGGTTCGTCGGCTTCACGCCCGATCTCGTTGCCGGCGTCTTCATCGGCTACGACGAGCCCAAGCCGATGGGCCGCGGTGCCACCGGCGGCCAGATGGCGGCCCCGATCTTCCTCGACTTCATGCAGGATGCCCTGGCCGACGCCCCGATCGTCGACTTCCGCGTCCCGGAGGGCATCAAGCTGATCCCGGTCGACCGCCTGTCGGGCCAGCGTACCTCCGGCTCGGGCGGCAACGTCATCCTGGAGGCGTTCAAGCCCGGCACCGCGCCCGGCGACACGTTCTCCATCATCGGCCTGAACGACAACGAGCCGTCGCGCCGCCGCATCACCCGCGAATCCGAACGTGCGGTCCTCTCCGGCACCGGCGGCCTCTACTAG